A segment of the Verrucomicrobiia bacterium genome:
CGGCCGGGTCAGCAACAAAAAATGAGTTCGCAGCGGAACAGGGGTCGCCAGGTTTCTCCGTTGCGTGGAGCCACTTTTTTCGGACGGCTTAAAGCGGCGGTCGCGTCAGGCTGGAAGCCAGCACGCGGGCGACATGATGGAGCGCGTGGCGCGGCGGATAGTTTTCCGACTGGATCAGGGTTCTCGCTTTACGCAGCCGCACGTCGTTGGTCGCAGTCGTGACCGGCGGCGGGTTCGTTGCGGGCGGAAGCTTGGGCTCCGGCTCGACTGCGGGACGACTCGAGCGCAGCGGCGCTGAATCTGGCAGTCCGGAATCCTGAGGATGCCGCGGACGGTTCATCGGAGCCTCCGTTTCGCGGTTTCTCCGGCGTGAGAAGTGGCGGCGTTGGTGGGGTGAGTCCGCATCGGATGTCCCTCGTGGTTGCCGGGCTCAGGTGGCGGGCAGATCGTTGAAGTCCGCGAGCAGGCGGTCGGTGGAAGCGGCGGCCAGGGCGTGCTTCCCGTTTTCGGCCATCACAATCAGCGTCGAACCGTCGGGGCGTTGCGCCAGATGCACGCGCATCCGGTCAAACGTCCAGCAGAACGTGTTCGCCTCGAGCCGGTGATGATTCAAGCTGTCCGCCGCCAGGGCCAGCCGGTTCAGGGCGAGTTCCACCTGGGAGTGGGAAATCTCGTCCGTGCAGGACTGGCACAAGTGCGTGCGGTCCGGCAGGCGCACGCCGCAGGCGATGATGCCTGGCGCCGGCAGATGCCGTTCGAACAAATCTTGTAAGGTCGATTTCATAAAGTTTCATCCATGCTGCGCACAAACAGCCGGCGGTCCGGCTGCAACTGGCAGATGATGCGGCCCTGGCGCGACCGGATTTCCAGCCGGTCAAAGCGGCCGAGCCGCGCAATGTCCCGCAATTGCTGCGCTTGTTGATCCACCTGATCCATCAGGCGCAGGCGCCGTTCGAGCGATTTGCACTGCCACGTGAAGAGCACTTCGCCCTCACCTGAGCAGAGCACGACTTCGTCAAGGCCCTCGTTGCCGGCCTCATCCAGCCGTGCTTCAGGCGAGGCGCAGGGCGCCGATGCTTCCACTGGAGCTGTTGCATTCATGTTTTGCCTTGGTTTGTTTCACGCTGACGCGGCGGCGAACCTGGCGAATGGTGCGCAGCGAACCGTCCACCAGCTGCCGCACGCCGGGGTCCGGATCTTCTGCGGCGCGCTGCAGCGCGTTCTCCGCGCGCGGATCACCCAGCCGGCCCAGCGAATGGGCCGCGGCCCGGCGTAATTCCGGATCGCTGTCGCACAGCGTGGCCATCATTAGAGTGGTCGCGAGTTTGCGGCGTTTTTCGAGATCGGTAACGGAAAGCACTTCTGGCGCGGCGGAAGCACTGCGGGACGACAGGGCGCCGAGGCTTTGCTGCAACTCGTAGTAGTAGGTGAGTTCGGGCAGGTATTGAATCGTTTCCGGCGGCGTGACGCCGAAACTCTGAAGCAGCCGGCCGACGGCGTAGCGCACGTCCGGGTTTTTGTCCGTCAGGCTTTGCTTCAATTCTTCCACCGCAGCGCGGGCTTCGGTGGACTCGATCCAGTTGGGATCAATGGCCGGCAAGGATGTGGCGGCGATGCGGCGCACGCCGCTGGTGGTGTCTTTCAGCGCCTTGACCAGCGGCCCGATGGCCCGGCGGTCATGCAACCCCGCCAGGGCAATGGCGGCGGCTTCGCGCACGTCGGCGTCCGGATCGGACAGTGCGCGGATGAGCGGTTCAACGCTCGCAGGATGCTGCGTTCGGCCCAGCGTTTCCGCGCTGGCGCGGCGCACGTCCCAGACGGGATCTTGCAGCAGGTTGATCAACGGCTCGGCGGCACGCTCGCGGTCGATTTGGGCGAGCGATTCGACGGCGGCGCGGCGCACCCGGCTGTCGTCTTGTTTCAATTTGGGTGCCACAAGATCGAAGTTGGCGGCGTTTCCCTGCTGTCCCAGCGCGTGGATCGCGGCCATGGACAACGAGGCGTTGGGCGAGTTGAGCGCCTCGATGAGCGCGGCTTGCACCCGTGCATCGTTGAACAGGCCGAGGGCCTCCACCGCGTGCGGCCGCATGCTGGGGGCGGCAGTTTGCGCGGCAAAAAGCAGTCGTTCGATGGCTTGACTGCCGAAGCTGGCCGCCTTCATGAATTGATTTTTCGCCACCGCCACTTCCAGGGCTTCGCCATCGTCCGCCGGATGCCAGTCAAGCGCTTCCAGCAGGGCTGCGGTGCGCAGGCGTAATTCGGGATCCGCGGCCCGCAACAGCGGCACGAGGTCCGCCGTCAACTGGGCCGGCGGCGCTTGCTTCAATGCCTCCGCGGCAATCGCGTGCACGTCCGGGCAATTATCCTGGAACGCCTTGAGCAAACTAGGCAGCCGCTCCGGAACCTCCAGCCGGGCGAGACCGGTGGCGGCGTGCCGGCGCACTTCCGGGTCGCTGTCGGTCAGTGCCTTGTTCAACGCGGCCAGCGCATGCTGCGAGGGCGCCTGCGACAGCGCCTCCGCGGCGCGCCGCCGGGTAGGCAGTTCCGCCGAGCCCAGCCGACGCAGGGTGAGCCAAAGCAGGCAGTTTGAGATGATGGGCGTTTGCGTCATGTTTTCGCGACCTGACCGTTTTGGGCCGGAAAGGTCTTCCGTCCTGTCTTCTTTATCGGCAGGTCGAACGCGCCACTTTAGCGATTTTTTGTCATCGAAAATCCACGTTCGATGCCAATATGTAAATTGCTTTGGGTGAATAACTTGAACGCGAAGTTTGGGGGTGGGTGATTTCGTGGATGAACTTTGGCCGCCAAACACCCGGGTGAGCCGCGTGCCTCCAACTATCGGGGATGGATCCGCTCAATTGATGAGCGAATCGCGGTAGGACTTGGGCGGCATGCCGGTCGCCTGTTTGAAGGCGACGCAGAAGCTGTTGGCGCTTTGATAGCCGCACATGCGCGCCAGAACCTCCATTTTGTGGTTCGATTCGGCGAGCAGGGCCTTGGCCCGTTCGATGCGGACGCGGTGCAATTCCTCGCCGGGCGTGCGGCCCAGATGTTCGATGAAAGCCTTGTGCAATCCCCGCCGCGACATGGCGGCCACCCCGACCAGATCCTTCACGCTAATGGGTTCGTGGCAGTGTTCGAGAATGAACCGGACGCTGCGGGCCACACCCTTGTGTTTCACGGCCAGCAGGTCGCTGCTCTTGCGCACGACGAGGCCGGATGCGGGCACGCGAATCGGCGCCTTCGGCGGCGCATGACGTTGCATCAACTCGTCCAGCAGCGTGGCGCCCCGGTAACCGAGGAGTTCGAGATTGGTGTCCACGCTGGAAATCGGCGTGGGCATCGAATCGGGCGCGAGCAGATAGTTTTCGGCGCCCACGATGGCCACCTCTTCAGGCACGGCGATGCCGACGCTTTCGCACGATTCCAACACATCCAGCGCTTGTTCATCGTTGGCGGCAAAAATGCCGATGGGTTTGGTGGTGCGTTTGAGGCAGGCCGCCAGCCAGTCGCGCTTGCGCCGCCATTCCTGCCGGCCGGAGCGGTAGGCGATGGACTGATGCCAGCGCAGCCAGCCGCAGTGATGTCCCGCGGCGCGCAACGCCTCGACAAAACCGCGACCGCGCTCCTCGTAGGACCAGTTGTCCGCGTCGCTGTAAAACAGGAAATTGCGCAGGCCGCGGGAGAGAAAATGTTCCGTCACGAGCTGCGCGGCATGGGCGTGATCTTCCAGCACGCGGGGAAAGGGCAGTTGCGGCCGGCGAAAACTGAAATCCACCGTGGGAATGCCGGCCTTGTGCACGAACTCGGCCAGGTCATCGCCGGCACCCAGCCACGCGAGAATGCCGTCGCCCTCCCAGCCCCATGGAATGACCTTTTCGCGCGCGTAGTTCGCCGTGAGATGCCAGTCGTGTTCTTGGGCAAATTTTTCGATCCCGCGATGCAGCCGGTAATCATACCAGCCCAGCGCGATGAGAACGCGACGGTGATGGGGTTTACGCGGCTGGCTCACGCACCAAAAAATGTCAGAGGGTATGGCAGGTGTCACCCATTTTGCGCGGCGCGGGCCCGCGTGCACGTTTCTCACGGGCTCGTGCACAACATCGCCGTTCCCGCGTGGGACGCGGCCTGCTAAGGTAAGCTTGAACTTCCGGATGCAAACGAGAATCCCATGAGGATGAACATCAAGAACGGGCTGTTGATGGGACTGGTCGGTTGGGCGACCTGGTTGCCCGCGGCTCCAGCTACCGCCCCCACCGAATCCGGCGATGTTGTCATCGCGTCAAGCCATGATGCCGCGGCCGGAGTGGCCGGGGCCGCAGCGGACAAGGCGTGGGCACGGGTGCCTGAAATTCTGGCCCGCATCGTGCCGCCGGTCTTTCCCGCGCGCGATTTCGTCGTCACCAACTATGCGGCCGTGGGCGACGGCACCACCGATTGCTCGGAAGCTTTCAAGGCGGCGATTGCCGCGTGCCATGCCGCGGGTGGCGGGCGCGTGGTCGTGCCGCCAGGGGTGTTTTTGACGGGGCCCATTCACCTGCTCAGCCAGGTCAACCTGCATCTGGCGGCGGGCGCGACGATTCGGTTCACCACCAACCCGGCGGCGTATCTGCCCGTGGTCTTCACGCGCTACGAAAGCACCGAGGTAATGAACTATTCGCCGCTGGTTTATGCCTTCGGGCAGACCAACATCGCGGTCACGGGCGAAGGTGTGCTGGATGGTCAAGGGGCGGCCTGGCATCAGTGGCGGGACCGCTGGGGGGCGGATGCGAAGTTGTCCGTGGCCATGGGCGACCGCGACGTGCCGGTGGCTGAACGCATCTTTGGCGCGGGCCACCACCTGCGGCCCAATTTTGTCCAGCCGGTGCGCTGCCGGAACGTGCTCATTGACGGCGTCAAAATCATCAACTCGCCGATGTGGACGCTGAATCTGCTCTACTGCACCAACGTCATCATTCGCGCCGTCACGGTGGAAACCACGGGGCCCAATACCGACGGCTGTGACCCGGATTCCTGCACGGACGTCTGGATCAAGGATTGCACCTTCAGCAACGGCGATGACTGCATTGCCGTGAAATCCGGGCGCGATCACGACGGGCGGCGGGTCGGGATTCCGTGCCAGAACATTGTGATTCAAGACTGCCGCTTTGCCGCGGGGCATGGCGGCGTGACGATGGGCAGCGAGACGGCGGGCGGCATTCGCAACGTATTTGCCGAGCGATGTCATTTCGACAGCCCTGACCTCGACATGGCCATGCGCTTCAAGAGCAATCCGGCGCGCGGCGGTTATGTGGAGGACATCTATTTGCGCGATTGCCAGGTGCAGAAGGCCAAATACGGTGTGCATCTCACCCTGCGTTACGGTGCGGGCGGCCGGCGGGACGGTGATTCGCCGCCGGTGATGCGGCACATCGACATTCGCAACTGCACCTTTGGCACGCTGACGAAGGGGCCGATTTTCATCGAAGGCTACTCGGCGGCCAACCCGATTACGGACGTGACGATTGCGGACTGCGTGTTTGCGCCGTCCCCGCGTGGCTGCAACATCACCAACGCCGTCCGCATTGCGCTGTTGGGAGTGGAGGGGGTTTCCTGGCCGTGAGGCTGGCCGGCGTCCGTGGCGGGTTTCTTGAGTGGCTGGGCTTGCGCTTGTTTTTGCAAAACCTTCCCGGTCAAATTTAATCCATGAACTTCCGTCGCATCCGGCCGTGGACAACGCCCGCGGTGGCGTGCGTGGTTCAATTCACGTTGCTCTTGCTGGGGGCGACCTGCGTTCCCTTCAGCCGCGCAGCGAACTCGACGGCAGCTTACCTGGCCGATGTCTGGACGGCGGATGAAGGATTGCCGGATAGCTCGGTCACCGCGCTCGCGCAGACGCCGGACGGTTACTTGTGGATCGGCACGTATAACGGCCTGGTGCGCTTCGACGGCCACCGGTTCGTCACCTTCGATCCGGCCAACGCTCCCGCGTTGGCGCACGCGCGGGTGCGCCAACTGGCCGTGGATGCGGCCGGCACACTCTGGATCAACACGCAGGATGGCTCGATGACGTCGTTGTGCCGGGGCGTCTTTGCCCGGGAATGGACGGGACCGGACGGTCCGGATCCTGACGCGACCTTGGTGGCTTCGTCCTCGAATCGCGTCGTGTTCCTGCTGCATCGCGGGAGCTTCCGGTTCAAGCCCGCCGCCGCTCCGGCCGGGATGGGCTGGGAGGATTTCAATCCGCCGTTGCGCAGTGTGGGCGCATTGTGCGCGGCGGATGGCACGGGAACGATCTGGTATCGCCTGTCCAACAAGCGGCTCGCCCGCTGGCGGGATGGGAAATTTGAGCCGCTCGATGAATCGGCGGGACTGGGCGATCAACCGGTCACGGCCCTGACCACGGACCCGGACGGACATTTGTGGGTCGGCACGGAGCGGGGGGTTCTCAAGTGGGATGGAACGCAATTCCGGACGATGACGCCCACGAACGCCGCGCCCGCAGAAGTGGGATGCTTGTCGGTGGCGGCTGATGGCAGTTTCTGGGCGCTGGTGAACGGAAGCTGGCGCAAGGCCGTGGACCGGCGCTGGGTGGCCGAGGCCGAGGAAATCCGGGGTCTTTTTCGCGGAATGCGCACCCATCTCGGAACGCAGGATGATCATCAGGGCGGGCTTTGGATTTATGATTACGGGCTCGGCGTGATGCACGTGGGTGGCGACGGCCTGGTGCACCGGTTTGGACCGGCGAACGGATTTCCGGGCGACCGGGTGAGCTGTTTTCTGGAGGACCGCGAAGGCAATTGGTGGGCGGGGGTGGACGCGGGCGGGCTGGCGCGGATTCGGGAGCGGCGATTTCAAACAATTGATGTTGGTGGTGATGTTTCAACCAAACCGGCCAAATCGGTGTGCCAGGAAAGCAACGGGACGCTGTGGATCGCCACGTTGGGCGACGGTCTATTGCGCGGGCAGGCGGGCGTGTTCACCAACGTAACAGTGCCCGGCGGCACCG
Coding sequences within it:
- a CDS encoding glycoside hydrolase family 28 protein, with translation MNIKNGLLMGLVGWATWLPAAPATAPTESGDVVIASSHDAAAGVAGAAADKAWARVPEILARIVPPVFPARDFVVTNYAAVGDGTTDCSEAFKAAIAACHAAGGGRVVVPPGVFLTGPIHLLSQVNLHLAAGATIRFTTNPAAYLPVVFTRYESTEVMNYSPLVYAFGQTNIAVTGEGVLDGQGAAWHQWRDRWGADAKLSVAMGDRDVPVAERIFGAGHHLRPNFVQPVRCRNVLIDGVKIINSPMWTLNLLYCTNVIIRAVTVETTGPNTDGCDPDSCTDVWIKDCTFSNGDDCIAVKSGRDHDGRRVGIPCQNIVIQDCRFAAGHGGVTMGSETAGGIRNVFAERCHFDSPDLDMAMRFKSNPARGGYVEDIYLRDCQVQKAKYGVHLTLRYGAGGRRDGDSPPVMRHIDIRNCTFGTLTKGPIFIEGYSAANPITDVTIADCVFAPSPRGCNITNAVRIALLGVEGVSWP
- a CDS encoding DNA-binding transcriptional regulator, producing the protein MSQPRKPHHRRVLIALGWYDYRLHRGIEKFAQEHDWHLTANYAREKVIPWGWEGDGILAWLGAGDDLAEFVHKAGIPTVDFSFRRPQLPFPRVLEDHAHAAQLVTEHFLSRGLRNFLFYSDADNWSYEERGRGFVEALRAAGHHCGWLRWHQSIAYRSGRQEWRRKRDWLAACLKRTTKPIGIFAANDEQALDVLESCESVGIAVPEEVAIVGAENYLLAPDSMPTPISSVDTNLELLGYRGATLLDELMQRHAPPKAPIRVPASGLVVRKSSDLLAVKHKGVARSVRFILEHCHEPISVKDLVGVAAMSRRGLHKAFIEHLGRTPGEELHRVRIERAKALLAESNHKMEVLARMCGYQSANSFCVAFKQATGMPPKSYRDSLIN
- a CDS encoding HEAT repeat domain-containing protein, translating into MTQTPIISNCLLWLTLRRLGSAELPTRRRAAEALSQAPSQHALAALNKALTDSDPEVRRHAATGLARLEVPERLPSLLKAFQDNCPDVHAIAAEALKQAPPAQLTADLVPLLRAADPELRLRTAALLEALDWHPADDGEALEVAVAKNQFMKAASFGSQAIERLLFAAQTAAPSMRPHAVEALGLFNDARVQAALIEALNSPNASLSMAAIHALGQQGNAANFDLVAPKLKQDDSRVRRAAVESLAQIDRERAAEPLINLLQDPVWDVRRASAETLGRTQHPASVEPLIRALSDPDADVREAAAIALAGLHDRRAIGPLVKALKDTTSGVRRIAATSLPAIDPNWIESTEARAAVEELKQSLTDKNPDVRYAVGRLLQSFGVTPPETIQYLPELTYYYELQQSLGALSSRSASAAPEVLSVTDLEKRRKLATTLMMATLCDSDPELRRAAAHSLGRLGDPRAENALQRAAEDPDPGVRQLVDGSLRTIRQVRRRVSVKQTKAKHECNSSSGSIGALRLA